In one window of Borrelia anserina Es DNA:
- a CDS encoding AAA family ATPase codes for MKSSFQIDSEVENALSLINKFRREVSSRILGQKEMIDAILMGILTEGHVLLEGVPGLAKTLTIQTVSDVLDLGFKRVQFTPDLLPSDLTGNMVYKSTTGTFKVRKGPVFSNIVLADEINRAPAKVQSALLEAMSERQVTLGDETHKLPDPFFVLATQNPIEQEGTYNLPEAQLDRFLLKVNVKYPAIQDEIKLLKIFSVDGGLENIRVAKVMNSYSLADLKRIVGKVKVDDKIMLYIVTLIAASRENDKKTYPFTKYIEFGASPRASLSLLKCARVNALYEGRLFVLPEDVKAVAYNVLRHRITPSYEAEVEEMNTDDIIKILLSAVALP; via the coding sequence ATGAAAAGTAGTTTTCAAATAGATTCTGAAGTAGAAAATGCATTAAGTTTAATAAATAAGTTTAGAAGAGAAGTTTCAAGTAGAATTCTTGGTCAGAAGGAAATGATAGATGCCATTTTAATGGGAATTTTGACTGAAGGACATGTCTTGCTTGAAGGGGTGCCGGGACTTGCAAAAACATTGACAATTCAAACAGTTTCAGATGTTCTTGATCTTGGGTTTAAGAGAGTGCAATTTACTCCAGACCTTTTGCCTTCTGACCTGACGGGTAACATGGTATATAAGAGTACGACGGGAACTTTTAAGGTTAGAAAGGGTCCTGTATTTTCAAATATTGTTTTGGCAGATGAAATTAATAGAGCGCCTGCTAAGGTTCAGTCAGCACTTCTTGAGGCAATGAGTGAACGTCAGGTAACGCTTGGAGATGAGACACATAAGTTGCCTGATCCATTCTTTGTTCTTGCAACACAAAATCCAATTGAGCAAGAGGGGACTTATAATTTGCCAGAAGCTCAACTTGATAGGTTTTTGTTGAAAGTGAATGTGAAATATCCTGCTATTCAAGATGAAATTAAGCTTCTTAAAATATTTTCAGTTGATGGTGGGCTTGAGAATATTAGAGTTGCGAAGGTAATGAATTCCTATTCTTTAGCTGATCTTAAGCGTATAGTTGGTAAGGTTAAGGTAGATGATAAGATAATGCTTTATATTGTGACTTTAATAGCAGCTTCTCGTGAAAATGATAAAAAAACTTATCCATTTACTAAATATATTGAATTTGGAGCGTCTCCTAGGGCATCTCTTAGTTTACTTAAATGTGCTCGTGTTAATGCTCTTTATGAGGGGAGATTGTTTGTGCTTCCTGAAGATGTTAAGGCTGTAGCTTATAATGTTTTAAGGCATAGAATTACTCCATCTTATGAAGCAGAGGTTGAAGAGATGAATACTGACGATATTATTAAGATACTTCTTTCGGCTGTTGCACTTCCTTAG